One Candidatus Acidiferrales bacterium genomic region harbors:
- the murA gene encoding UDP-N-acetylglucosamine 1-carboxyvinyltransferase, with amino-acid sequence MDRFKIEGGKRLEGTVRISGAKNAALPIMAAALLTSEKVHLDNVPRVRDIITMAKLLAHMKAHVVAQDLPPSAMTIQTEEISHTEAPYELVKTMRASVLTLGPLVARFGYARVSLPGGCAIGARPIDLHIQALEKMGASINIDHGYVEARANRVRGAEIHFDKITVTGTENILMAATLAEGETVLTNCAREPEVTDLADLLIKMGARIEGAGTSMIRVHGVAKLHGATHKVIPDRIEAGTFLVAGAITRGEILLTNCEPKHLSAIIGKLHECGVEITPEGGSSLRVRVPAKLRGADVTTEEYPGFATDMQAQYLALATQAEGTSVITETIFENRFMHASEILRMGANIEIEDRKAIVHGPTPLSGATIIASDLRASASLVLAGLVADNTTYIDRVYHIDRGYERIENKLRALGARIERIN; translated from the coding sequence ATGGACCGATTCAAAATCGAGGGCGGGAAGCGGCTGGAAGGAACCGTGCGGATCAGCGGCGCCAAGAATGCTGCTCTTCCGATCATGGCCGCAGCGCTATTGACCTCGGAAAAAGTCCACCTCGACAATGTGCCGCGCGTACGCGACATCATCACGATGGCAAAGCTGCTGGCGCACATGAAAGCGCACGTCGTCGCGCAGGATCTTCCGCCATCCGCGATGACTATTCAAACGGAAGAGATCTCACATACGGAAGCACCGTACGAATTGGTGAAGACTATGCGGGCGTCTGTGCTGACGCTGGGACCGCTGGTCGCGAGATTTGGTTATGCGCGTGTCTCGCTCCCTGGGGGATGCGCGATTGGCGCACGGCCGATCGATTTGCATATCCAGGCCCTCGAAAAAATGGGGGCAAGTATAAACATCGACCACGGATATGTCGAAGCGCGAGCCAACCGGGTGCGCGGCGCGGAGATTCATTTCGACAAAATCACCGTTACTGGAACGGAAAACATACTGATGGCAGCGACGCTGGCCGAAGGAGAGACGGTACTGACCAACTGCGCGCGCGAGCCAGAGGTGACCGATTTAGCTGACCTACTGATCAAAATGGGGGCAAGAATCGAAGGCGCAGGCACATCGATGATTCGCGTGCATGGCGTTGCGAAACTCCATGGCGCGACGCACAAAGTGATCCCCGACCGCATCGAAGCTGGAACTTTCCTAGTTGCAGGAGCAATTACTCGCGGCGAGATTCTACTCACTAACTGCGAGCCAAAACATTTGAGCGCCATCATCGGCAAGCTCCACGAGTGTGGCGTTGAGATTACTCCCGAAGGCGGCAGCAGTCTGCGCGTGCGAGTCCCCGCAAAGCTGCGCGGAGCGGACGTGACAACGGAGGAATATCCCGGATTCGCAACGGATATGCAGGCGCAGTATCTGGCGCTGGCGACGCAAGCGGAAGGCACATCCGTCATCACGGAGACAATTTTCGAGAATCGATTCATGCATGCAAGCGAGATACTACGCATGGGCGCAAATATAGAGATCGAAGACCGCAAGGCCATCGTCCACGGACCCACGCCGCTGAGTGGGGCGACGATCATCGCTTCGGATTTGCGCGCGAGCGCGTCGCTGGTGCTTGCGGGGCTCGTTGCCGACAACACAACGTATATAGACCGCGTCTATCACATCGATAGAGGATACGAGAGGATTGAAAACAAACTGCGCGCGCTGGGCGCGCGGATTGAGCGCATCAATTAG
- a CDS encoding glycosyltransferase: protein MPEISAIVPARNEEANIEACVTSLAAQPEIAEIIIVNDASTDRTGEILRGLSKTQPQLKVLDADTLPDGWLGKNFAAWSGAQAACSEWLLFTDADTVLLLGAAHRALIDVRAHDAALVSYSPEQITKTFAERALIPFIYCRLSRKFSFARVNNPSLADAAANGQFLLIRRDAYEQIGGHRSVASSVLEDVALAHRIKQAGLHLYFATGKGIARTRMYRGLRPMWEGWTKNLYLLLGGTRSAILQEFLKIVPWLAVALIGTGLLLSGELGRWLVVIGFTDLLVRHALYSRELTANRYSLWFILYYVPAVILYAVAMGASSCKYNRGEVTWKGRKYLVKEP from the coding sequence ATGCCTGAAATCTCTGCAATCGTACCGGCGCGCAACGAAGAAGCGAATATCGAGGCATGCGTAACGAGCCTCGCTGCACAGCCAGAAATCGCCGAGATTATCATCGTCAATGACGCGTCGACGGATCGCACAGGCGAAATTTTGCGTGGCCTTTCGAAAACCCAACCGCAATTGAAAGTTCTCGATGCGGATACACTTCCTGATGGCTGGCTTGGCAAGAACTTTGCCGCTTGGTCTGGTGCTCAGGCGGCATGCAGCGAATGGCTCTTGTTCACCGATGCAGACACGGTTCTTCTTCTTGGAGCGGCGCATCGCGCTCTTATAGATGTTCGCGCGCACGACGCGGCGCTCGTTTCGTATTCTCCCGAACAGATCACCAAGACTTTCGCCGAGCGCGCTTTGATTCCGTTTATCTATTGCCGGCTTTCGAGAAAATTTAGCTTCGCGCGTGTAAATAATCCTTCTCTGGCAGATGCTGCCGCAAACGGCCAGTTCTTGCTTATTCGCCGCGATGCGTACGAGCAGATAGGAGGGCACCGTTCCGTCGCAAGTTCTGTGCTCGAAGATGTCGCTTTGGCGCACCGGATCAAGCAGGCCGGATTGCACCTCTATTTTGCAACCGGAAAGGGAATCGCTCGCACGCGAATGTACCGAGGCTTGCGCCCCATGTGGGAAGGCTGGACGAAAAATCTTTACCTTCTGCTCGGTGGAACTCGCAGCGCAATATTGCAAGAATTTTTGAAAATCGTTCCTTGGCTCGCCGTAGCTCTAATCGGGACTGGACTGCTGCTAAGCGGCGAGCTTGGCAGGTGGCTTGTAGTAATCGGATTCACTGATCTCCTGGTGAGGCATGCCCTCTACAGTCGCGAACTAACCGCGAATCGTTATTCCCTGTGGTTCATCCTATACTACGTACCAGCGGTTATTCTCTACGCTGTGGCAATGGGCGCTTCCTCATGCAAATATAATCGCGGTGAGGTGACCTGGAAGGGGAGAAAATATCTCGTTAAAGAACCATGA
- a CDS encoding heavy metal translocating P-type ATPase, translating to MSSEHISASGPPAEQSNLAIDPVCGMRVDPARARAVREYLGKPYYFCCEGCAKKFTDAPEKYLATQRANASMVTIAPMRPKPDAAPIAGTMAAQSGTGAKIPAGEIYVCPMDAEVRVNQPGPCPKCGMALEPLTPPALLQKIEYTCPMHPEIVRGEPGTCPICGMALEARTVQARGEANPEFALMKRRLWISATLTVPLLMFAMMGHAWKASISSSISAWIELALASPVVLWGGWPFFERGWTSLRNRSLNMFTLIAMGTGTAYVYSFIAIIFPGIFPNQFRGASGALPIYFEAAATITALVLLGQVLELRARERTGGAIRALLQLAPKTARQVEADDTERDIPLEAVHRGDRLRVRPGEKIPVDGAVLDGVSSVDESMITGEPIPVEKVAGSRVVGGTVNGTGSFIMRAERVGSETLLARIVQMVSEAQRSRAPIQKLADKVSGYFVPVVILTAVVTFICWALFGPSPRFAHAMLNAVAVLIIACPCALGLATPMAIMVGTGRGAAVGVLFKDAEALEILERVDTLVFDKTGTLTEGKAQVAAIQPTKEWNAKDVLQFAAAVERASEHPLAAAILAEAARQELQIESAVEFRSFVGKGITGRVAGHQVALGNAALLREMGIERDTSVASKDHGDQTLIFVAIDGREAGAIAIADPIKETTLEAIAQLRKEGLRLVMLTGDSRESADAVARKLGIHKVVAELLPEDKARVVKELKSQGRSVAMAGDGINDAPALAAADVGIAMGSGTDVAIESAGMTLIKGDLRGVVRARHLSEKTMRNIRQNLFFAFAYNSVGIPIAAGVLYPFFGLLLSPIIASAAMTFSSVSVIANALRLRHTSL from the coding sequence ATGAGCAGCGAACACATATCCGCATCGGGACCTCCAGCCGAGCAGTCCAATCTCGCGATCGATCCTGTCTGTGGCATGCGCGTCGATCCGGCAAGAGCGCGCGCTGTACGTGAATACCTTGGCAAACCCTATTATTTTTGTTGCGAAGGTTGCGCGAAGAAATTTACAGATGCTCCAGAAAAGTATCTCGCCACGCAGCGGGCGAACGCATCGATGGTCACGATTGCGCCCATGCGACCCAAACCTGACGCTGCGCCTATTGCCGGAACCATGGCTGCACAATCGGGCACGGGGGCCAAGATACCTGCTGGAGAAATTTATGTTTGTCCGATGGATGCGGAAGTTCGTGTGAACCAACCTGGGCCCTGTCCAAAATGTGGCATGGCTCTTGAGCCGTTGACCCCGCCTGCACTCTTGCAGAAAATCGAATACACCTGCCCTATGCATCCGGAAATTGTTCGGGGCGAACCTGGTACATGCCCCATCTGCGGCATGGCGCTCGAAGCTCGCACCGTGCAGGCGCGCGGGGAGGCTAATCCGGAATTCGCTTTAATGAAGCGTCGCTTGTGGATTAGCGCCACCTTGACCGTACCGCTTCTTATGTTTGCGATGATGGGGCATGCATGGAAAGCTTCGATTTCTTCGTCAATTAGCGCGTGGATTGAACTTGCTCTCGCATCGCCCGTCGTGCTTTGGGGCGGGTGGCCGTTTTTCGAACGGGGCTGGACTTCCCTTCGCAATCGCAGTTTGAACATGTTTACGCTGATCGCCATGGGCACGGGTACAGCGTATGTCTATAGTTTCATCGCGATCATCTTTCCCGGCATTTTCCCCAACCAATTTCGCGGCGCGTCCGGCGCGTTGCCGATCTACTTCGAGGCTGCGGCAACGATAACGGCGCTCGTGCTGCTGGGCCAGGTGCTTGAATTGCGTGCGCGTGAGCGTACCGGCGGCGCGATTCGCGCCTTGCTGCAATTGGCTCCAAAGACGGCACGTCAAGTGGAGGCAGATGACACAGAAAGAGACATCCCACTTGAAGCAGTTCACCGTGGCGATCGTCTGCGCGTTCGCCCTGGCGAAAAAATTCCTGTCGATGGAGCTGTTCTGGATGGCGTTAGTTCGGTTGATGAATCGATGATTACTGGCGAGCCGATTCCAGTCGAAAAAGTCGCTGGCAGCCGTGTGGTGGGTGGGACAGTAAACGGAACCGGCAGTTTTATAATGCGTGCGGAGCGCGTGGGGAGCGAAACTCTGCTTGCGCGGATTGTGCAGATGGTCAGTGAGGCACAGCGCAGCAGGGCGCCAATTCAAAAGCTCGCCGACAAAGTCTCAGGATACTTTGTGCCTGTGGTAATACTGACCGCCGTGGTTACGTTTATTTGCTGGGCTTTGTTTGGTCCTTCGCCGCGTTTTGCGCACGCAATGCTCAATGCTGTTGCGGTCCTTATCATCGCCTGCCCATGCGCCCTTGGCTTGGCCACACCGATGGCTATTATGGTCGGAACTGGTCGTGGCGCCGCTGTCGGCGTTCTCTTCAAGGATGCCGAGGCCCTTGAGATTCTGGAGCGCGTCGATACGCTCGTTTTCGACAAGACCGGCACGCTTACCGAGGGAAAAGCGCAGGTCGCCGCGATCCAACCAACGAAAGAATGGAACGCTAAAGATGTTTTGCAGTTTGCGGCTGCCGTGGAACGGGCAAGCGAACACCCTTTGGCCGCAGCCATTCTCGCTGAAGCTGCGCGGCAAGAGCTGCAAATCGAAAGCGCTGTTGAATTTCGCTCATTCGTCGGTAAGGGAATAACCGGCCGAGTCGCTGGGCATCAGGTCGCTCTCGGAAATGCTGCGCTCTTGCGAGAGATGGGTATTGAACGAGACACTTCAGTAGCCAGTAAGGACCATGGGGACCAAACGCTTATTTTCGTTGCCATCGATGGGCGCGAAGCCGGCGCAATCGCCATTGCCGATCCTATTAAAGAAACGACGCTGGAGGCGATTGCGCAGCTTCGTAAAGAGGGACTGCGTCTTGTCATGCTCACTGGTGACAGCCGCGAGAGCGCGGATGCTGTCGCGCGCAAGCTTGGTATCCACAAAGTTGTTGCCGAACTTCTTCCGGAGGATAAGGCTAGAGTCGTGAAGGAATTGAAGTCGCAGGGACGTAGTGTCGCCATGGCTGGCGACGGCATTAACGATGCGCCAGCGCTGGCTGCAGCCGATGTTGGCATCGCCATGGGTTCAGGCACGGATGTTGCTATCGAATCGGCGGGAATGACGCTCATAAAGGGCGATTTGCGGGGCGTTGTCCGTGCGCGTCATCTGAGCGAAAAAACTATGCGCAATATCCGCCAAAATCTCTTCTTCGCCTTCGCATACAACAGCGTAGGCATACCAATCGCCGCAGGAGTCTTATATCCATTTTTCGGGTTACTATTGAGCCCGATCATCGCCAGTGCGGCCATGACGTTCAGTTCTGTTTCTGTTATTGCCAACGCGCTTCGGCTCCGGCACACCTCTCTATGA
- a CDS encoding TlpA disulfide reductase family protein, translated as MKRKILSGIMLGAVVGLLILFAMPSYKYGEASPAGSMAKPFSFELNGSPEQLSDLRGKVVVLNFWATWCPPCVEETPSLVALQREIGPKGGVVLGISVDSDAQVYAQFLQTNGIDYPTYRDPDSKIPSEYGTLVYPETYIIDQRGKIARKLVGAQDWMSPEMTAYLKSLLGKN; from the coding sequence ATGAAAAGGAAAATCCTAAGTGGAATTATGCTGGGAGCTGTCGTCGGGCTGCTGATTTTGTTTGCTATGCCCAGTTACAAGTACGGCGAGGCGAGTCCAGCAGGATCCATGGCAAAACCATTTTCGTTTGAATTGAATGGGAGCCCGGAACAACTTTCCGATTTGCGCGGGAAGGTTGTCGTGCTCAATTTCTGGGCGACATGGTGCCCACCTTGCGTAGAGGAAACGCCTTCTCTGGTCGCGCTACAACGTGAAATCGGCCCGAAGGGCGGCGTAGTGCTAGGCATCAGTGTCGACAGCGATGCACAAGTTTATGCGCAATTTCTGCAGACGAATGGAATCGACTATCCGACCTACCGCGACCCAGACTCGAAAATACCCTCGGAATACGGCACTCTTGTTTATCCCGAAACGTACATTATCGATCAGCGAGGAAAAATCGCCCGCAAGCTCGTCGGAGCGCAGGATTGGATGAGCCCCGAAATGACGGCGTACCTTAAGTCCCTTCTCGGCAAGAACTAG
- the pnp gene encoding polyribonucleotide nucleotidyltransferase, which translates to MAHQTSVEIGGRQMSFETGKMARQANGAVVLRYGDTVVLSTACMDSKATEKDFLPLTVDYREYTYSAGKIPGGFFKREGRPTEREILVSRLIDRPLRPLFPEGWSTETQIVSMVLSADSENDPDVLGVTAASAALYCSNIPFNNPIAAVRVGLLDGRLTVNPTVAEQKTSLLNIVVAGSEEAIVMVEAGSLEVSEETVADALAFGHEQIKKIIGAIRELHNVIKPQKAQVTPPAFDEALAKQIESKYGERLHDALDTARYPKLESYTRVSTIEKEMLEAIPEEENDKRKLAVRAFERLRERIFRDDVVKKHRRPDARAFDQIRQITCEISLLPRVHGSALFTRGETQSLATVTLGTKDDMQRLDLLFEEDVFKRFMLHYNFPPFSVGEVKMLRGPGRREVGHGALAERALANLIPSEAEFPYAVRVVSDILESNGSSSMASVCGGCLALMDAGVPIKAPCAGIAMGLVVEDDKYAILTDIAGAEDHYGDMDFKVAGTRQGITALQMDIKVTGVSIAMMREALAQARKARLEILDIMEAAISSPRTEISVYAPHLSTLTIPTDKIRDLIGPGGKNIRAITEATGCKIDVLDDGTVHIFGVNGKAAEEALNRVRMVTATAEIGKTYLGKVVRIAEFGAFVELFPGTDGLLHISEIAEQRIRSVRDALKEGDQVMVKVLAIEGNKIKLSRKALLREAREKQKTPEQTNGGQASAAEAAS; encoded by the coding sequence ATGGCACATCAAACTAGTGTGGAAATTGGCGGACGCCAGATGAGTTTCGAGACGGGCAAGATGGCCCGTCAAGCCAACGGAGCCGTTGTGCTTCGTTATGGCGACACGGTCGTTTTGTCGACCGCGTGCATGGATAGCAAAGCAACTGAAAAGGATTTTCTCCCGTTAACTGTCGATTATCGCGAGTACACCTACTCCGCCGGGAAAATTCCCGGCGGGTTTTTCAAGCGGGAAGGCCGGCCGACCGAGCGCGAGATTCTTGTTTCGCGGCTGATTGACCGTCCGCTCCGTCCGCTCTTTCCAGAGGGCTGGTCAACCGAAACGCAAATCGTGAGCATGGTGCTTTCTGCCGACAGCGAGAACGACCCCGATGTCCTCGGCGTTACCGCGGCTTCCGCTGCGCTTTATTGCTCGAACATTCCTTTTAACAATCCTATCGCCGCCGTGCGCGTCGGTTTACTCGATGGCCGCTTGACCGTCAATCCGACAGTCGCCGAACAGAAAACGAGTCTGCTCAATATTGTTGTGGCGGGTTCGGAAGAAGCTATCGTGATGGTTGAGGCCGGCTCGCTCGAAGTTTCTGAAGAAACTGTCGCCGATGCGCTTGCCTTCGGACACGAGCAAATCAAGAAGATCATTGGTGCAATCCGCGAACTTCACAACGTGATCAAGCCGCAAAAGGCGCAGGTCACGCCACCAGCATTCGACGAGGCGCTCGCCAAGCAGATTGAGTCAAAGTATGGCGAACGCCTGCATGACGCGCTCGATACCGCGAGGTACCCCAAACTCGAAAGCTATACTCGCGTTTCCACAATCGAAAAGGAAATGCTGGAAGCTATCCCCGAGGAAGAAAACGACAAACGCAAACTGGCTGTTCGTGCGTTTGAACGGCTCCGCGAACGCATTTTCCGCGATGATGTCGTCAAGAAACACCGCAGACCGGACGCTCGCGCATTCGATCAAATTCGGCAAATTACTTGCGAAATCAGTTTGTTACCTCGCGTCCATGGCTCGGCACTTTTCACGCGTGGCGAAACGCAATCCCTCGCAACGGTCACGCTCGGCACGAAAGACGACATGCAGCGCCTCGATCTGCTCTTCGAGGAAGACGTCTTCAAACGCTTTATGCTGCATTACAATTTCCCTCCGTTTTCTGTCGGCGAAGTGAAAATGCTTCGCGGACCAGGTCGTCGCGAAGTCGGCCACGGCGCATTGGCCGAGCGTGCGCTTGCAAACCTCATTCCATCGGAGGCGGAGTTCCCGTATGCGGTCCGTGTCGTGTCGGACATTCTCGAGTCGAACGGTTCGTCCTCGATGGCTTCCGTCTGCGGTGGCTGTCTCGCACTGATGGATGCCGGCGTGCCGATTAAGGCACCGTGCGCCGGTATCGCAATGGGTTTGGTCGTTGAAGACGATAAGTACGCGATTCTCACCGACATCGCCGGTGCGGAGGATCATTACGGCGACATGGACTTCAAAGTTGCGGGCACGCGGCAGGGAATTACCGCGCTGCAGATGGATATTAAGGTCACCGGGGTCAGCATCGCCATGATGCGCGAGGCGCTCGCACAAGCGCGCAAGGCACGACTGGAGATCCTCGACATAATGGAAGCCGCGATTTCCTCCCCGCGCACTGAGATTTCCGTCTACGCACCACATCTTTCCACACTCACGATTCCTACGGACAAAATCCGCGACCTGATCGGACCCGGCGGCAAGAATATTCGTGCGATCACTGAGGCGACCGGATGCAAAATCGACGTCCTCGACGACGGCACGGTGCACATCTTCGGCGTCAACGGCAAGGCTGCAGAAGAGGCTCTCAATCGCGTTCGCATGGTTACTGCCACCGCTGAAATTGGCAAGACTTATCTCGGCAAAGTGGTCCGTATCGCCGAATTTGGTGCATTCGTTGAGCTCTTTCCGGGCACGGATGGACTTCTGCACATCAGTGAGATTGCCGAACAACGCATCCGCTCCGTGCGCGATGCGCTCAAGGAAGGCGATCAAGTGATGGTGAAGGTTCTCGCCATCGAAGGCAATAAGATCAAACTGAGCCGCAAAGCTCTGTTGCGGGAGGCTCGCGAAAAGCAAAAGACTCCTGAGCAAACAAACGGTGGCCAGGCATCGGCTGCGGAAGCTGCTAGCTGA
- the rpsO gene encoding 30S ribosomal protein S15 produces the protein MELSEAKIGVIEQYRRAEKDTGSPEVQIALLSERISYLTTHLKSHVKDHSSRRGLIMMVNRRRRLLEYLNRRDPDRYREIVERLSLRK, from the coding sequence ATTGAGTTGAGCGAGGCCAAAATAGGCGTCATCGAGCAATACCGGCGGGCCGAGAAGGACACCGGTTCTCCGGAAGTGCAGATTGCACTTCTCAGTGAACGCATCAGCTATTTGACCACGCATCTCAAATCCCACGTAAAGGATCATTCTTCACGGCGCGGCCTCATTATGATGGTGAATCGCCGCCGTCGGCTTTTGGAATACCTGAATCGCCGCGACCCAGATCGGTACCGCGAGATTGTCGAGAGACTTAGTTTGCGCAAATAG
- the folE gene encoding GTP cyclohydrolase I FolE — MSKEITETETIRLAGAGEETIADLVRRMIVLLGEDPHREGLRRTPERFEKAVRYLTSGYRQDSDKLLNGATFSVCYDEMVVVKDIEVHSLCEHHLLPFFGKCHVAYIPSKKVIGLSKIARLVNMFARRLQIQERLTNQIAEAIQQKLSPQGVGVIIEAKHLCMVMRGVEKQHSSAVTSAMLGAFRENKQTRDEFLALVNGKHT, encoded by the coding sequence ATGAGCAAAGAAATCACCGAAACGGAAACCATACGTTTAGCAGGAGCCGGTGAAGAAACGATTGCCGATCTCGTTCGGCGCATGATCGTCTTGCTCGGTGAAGATCCCCATCGGGAAGGTCTGCGCCGCACGCCTGAGCGTTTTGAGAAGGCCGTGCGCTATTTGACGAGCGGTTATCGGCAAGACTCCGACAAATTGCTGAATGGCGCGACGTTCAGCGTCTGCTATGACGAGATGGTGGTTGTCAAAGACATCGAAGTGCACAGTCTCTGTGAGCACCACTTGCTGCCATTCTTCGGAAAATGCCATGTTGCCTACATTCCATCAAAGAAAGTCATAGGTCTGAGCAAGATTGCGCGCTTGGTCAACATGTTCGCCCGCCGCCTGCAGATTCAGGAGCGCCTGACCAACCAAATCGCCGAAGCCATTCAGCAGAAGCTTAGTCCGCAGGGAGTCGGCGTCATTATCGAAGCGAAGCATCTTTGTATGGTTATGCGCGGCGTTGAGAAGCAGCACTCGTCCGCAGTGACCAGCGCCATGCTGGGTGCATTCCGCGAGAACAAACAGACGCGCGACGAATTTCTGGCGCTCGTCAACGGGAAGCATACATAA
- a CDS encoding metal-sensitive transcriptional regulator has translation MKNEHDRRAECGCETKIRGRKAVAVDPEIRRTNLKRLRRIEGQVRGLQKMVEADRYCADILVQISSVQEALRGVGRNLMRNHLRHCATDAIRKGGARHAEAAYDELLDLIYKYSR, from the coding sequence ATGAAAAACGAGCACGACAGGCGCGCCGAATGTGGCTGCGAAACCAAAATACGCGGGAGGAAAGCTGTCGCTGTCGACCCTGAGATCCGACGCACAAACTTGAAGAGACTGCGGCGAATTGAAGGGCAGGTGCGCGGTTTGCAGAAAATGGTCGAGGCGGACCGTTATTGCGCCGACATTCTTGTGCAGATTTCATCAGTGCAAGAAGCGCTGCGCGGAGTGGGGCGAAATCTAATGAGGAACCACCTGCGACACTGTGCGACCGATGCTATTCGCAAAGGCGGGGCGCGACATGCAGAGGCGGCGTACGATGAACTGCTTGACTTAATCTACAAGTATTCGCGATAG
- a CDS encoding 6-carboxytetrahydropterin synthase — MKLSLNRRYSFPASHRLFRPEWTHEQNAKIFGKCANPHSHGHNYTVEVGVRGPVNRATGMIANLADLDRFVREKVLDHFDHVYLNEEVPEFRDCVPTTENLCRVIFRRLSGFPHACLVRVRIEETAKNSFEYTVDEHE, encoded by the coding sequence GTGAAGCTCTCACTGAATCGCCGCTATTCGTTTCCGGCGTCGCATCGGCTATTTCGTCCGGAATGGACGCACGAGCAGAATGCCAAGATTTTTGGCAAGTGCGCAAATCCTCATAGTCACGGGCACAATTACACGGTCGAAGTGGGCGTTCGCGGACCGGTAAATCGAGCGACAGGAATGATCGCGAACCTCGCGGACCTCGACAGGTTTGTTCGAGAGAAAGTGCTCGACCATTTTGATCATGTGTACTTAAACGAAGAGGTCCCAGAATTTCGCGATTGCGTCCCAACGACGGAGAATCTCTGTCGTGTAATCTTTCGCCGGCTTTCTGGTTTTCCACATGCATGCCTTGTGCGCGTGCGGATCGAAGAAACGGCGAAGAACAGCTTTGAATATACTGTTGATGAGCACGAGTAG
- a CDS encoding 6-carboxytetrahydropterin synthase — MMRITRKLEFSAAHFYHNPDLSPEENRRVFGKCNNPHGHGHNYVVEVTIAGEPDPETGMILDLKELKEILDREVMQRLDHRHLNYEVPELAGKIPTCEEIASALWQILEPKIHHGRLDRIRLYESPDLFVDCVRNSA, encoded by the coding sequence ATGATGCGCATCACGCGAAAACTCGAATTTTCTGCCGCGCACTTTTATCACAATCCCGACCTGTCCCCTGAAGAGAATCGCCGAGTCTTTGGAAAGTGCAACAATCCGCACGGCCATGGGCACAATTATGTTGTGGAAGTGACAATCGCCGGCGAGCCTGACCCGGAAACTGGAATGATTCTGGATCTGAAGGAACTCAAGGAAATTCTCGACCGTGAAGTCATGCAGCGCCTGGATCATCGCCACTTGAATTACGAAGTGCCGGAGCTCGCTGGCAAGATCCCGACGTGCGAGGAAATCGCATCTGCGCTATGGCAAATCCTTGAGCCCAAGATCCATCACGGTCGATTGGATCGGATTCGCTTGTATGAGTCTCCGGATCTATTCGTGGATTGTGTGAGGAACAGCGCGTGA